A window from Pagrus major chromosome 4, Pma_NU_1.0 encodes these proteins:
- the immp1l gene encoding mitochondrial inner membrane protease subunit 1 yields MFRRVLGKTLGFVGYTIQYGCIAHCAFEYVGEVVVCSGPSMEPTIVNQDIVFSERMSRHLCKIKKGDIIIAKSPFDPNMNICKRVIGLEGDKVCTSGPSDLFKNHTYVPKGHVWLEGDNLRNSSDSRSYGPIPYALIRGRVCLKLWPPHSVGTLSESPTRRIIKTQSDSDSD; encoded by the exons ATGTTCCGCCGTGTGCTGGGGAAAACCTTGGGGTTTGTGGGCTACACAATCCAGTACGGCTGCATTGCACATTGTGCCTTTGAATATGTCGGAGAAGTAGTGGTG tGTTCTGGTCCTTCCATGGAGCCCACCATTGTCAACCAGGATATTGTCTTCTCTGAACGCATGAGTCGTCAtctttgcaaaataaaaaa gggCGATATAATAATTGCAAAGAGTCCATTTGACCCAAATATGAACATATGTAAAAGGGTAATTGGATTGGAAGGTGACAAGGTGTGCACAAGTGGCCCATCTGATTTATTCAAGAACCACACATAT GTTCCAAAAGGCCACGTATGGCTAGAAGGGGATAACCTCAGGAATTCCAGTGACTCAAGGAGCTATGGCCCAATTCCCTATGCCCTCATCCGAGGGCGTGTTTGCTTAAAG CTCTGGCCGCCGCACAGTGTCGGGACCCTCAGTGAAAGCCCAACCAGACGGATCATTAAAACTCAGAGTGACTCAGACTCAGATTGA